One segment of Balaenoptera ricei isolate mBalRic1 chromosome 8, mBalRic1.hap2, whole genome shotgun sequence DNA contains the following:
- the TPBGL gene encoding trophoblast glycoprotein-like, producing the protein MAPRAGQPEHWGPLLPGLLLVAAALSRPAAPCPFQCYCFGGPKLMLRCASGAELRQPPRDVPPDARNLTIVGANLTVLRAAAFAGGDADGEEAEAEAAGGVRLPLLTALRLTHNNIEMVEDGAFDGLPSLAALDLSHNPLRALGGDAFRGLPALRSLQLNHALARGGPALLAALDAALAPLDELRLLGLSGNALSRLPSAALRRPRLEQLDARLNALAGLGPDELRALERDGDLPAPRLLLADNPLRCGCAARPLLAWLRNATERVPDARRLRCASPRALYDRPFLDLDEAGLRCAEGDADGRGEEVELAGPELEASYVFFGLVLALIGLIFLMVLYLNRRGIQRWMRNLREACRDQMEGYHYRYEQDADPRRAPAPAAPAGSGATSPGSGL; encoded by the coding sequence ATGGCCCCGCGCGCGGGACAGCCGGAGCACTGGGGCCCGCTGCTGCCGGGGCTGCTGCTCGTGGCGGCGGCGCTGAGCCGACCCGCCGCGCCCTGTCCCTTCCAGTGCTACTGCTTCGGCGGCCCCAAGCTGATGTTGCGCTGCGCGTCGGGCGCCGAGCTCCGGCAGCCGCCGCGGGACGTGCCACCCGACGCGCGCAACCTCACCATCGTGGGCGCCAACCTGACTGTGCTGCGCGCGGCCGCCTTCGCCGGCGGGGACGCGGACGGGGaggaggcggaggcggaggcggcgggcggcgTGCGCCTGCCGCTCCTGACCGCTCTGCGCCTCACGCACAACAACATCGAGATGGTGGAGGACGGCGCCTTCGACGGGCTGCCCAGCCTGGCGGCGCTCGACCTGAGCCACAACCCGCTGCGCGCCCTGGGCGGCGACGCCTTCCGCGGGCTGCCCGCGCTGCGCTCGCTGCAGCTTAACCACGCGCTGGCGCGGGGCGGCCCCGCGCTGTTGGCCGCGCTGGACGCCGCGCTCGCCCCGCTCGACGAGCTGCGCCTCCTGGGCCTGTCGGGCAACGCGCTTAGCCGCTTGCCGTCCGCCGCGCTGCGCCGGCCGCGCCTGGAGCAGCTGGACGCGCGCCTCAACGCGTTGGCCGGCCTGGGCCCCGACGAGCTGCGCGCGCTCGAGCGCGATGGCGACCTCCCCGCGCCGCGCCTGCTGCTCGCCGACAACCCCCTGCGTTGCGGCTGCGCTGCGCGCCCCCTGCTGGCCTGGCTGCGCAACGCCACGGAGCGCGTACCCGACGCGCGGCGCCTGCGCTGCGCCTCCCCGCGAGCGCTGTACGACCGGCCTTTCCTGGACCTGGACGAGGCGGGGCTGCGCTGCGCCGAAGGCGACGCCGACGGTCGCGGGGAAGAAGTGGAACTTGCCGGCCCAGAGCTGGAAGCCTCCTACGTCTTCTTCGGGCTGGTTCTGGCGCTCATCGGCCTCATCTTCCTAATGGTGCTCTACCTAAACCGCCGTGGCATCCAGCGCTGGATGCGCAACTTGCGCGAGGCGTGCCGGGACCAGATGGAGGGCTACCACTACCGCTACGAGCAGGACGCAGACCCGCGCCGCGCTCCCGCCCCGGCCGCCCCCGCCGGTTCTGGGGCCACTTCCCCCGGTTCGGGCCTCTGA